One genomic segment of Gemmatimonadota bacterium includes these proteins:
- a CDS encoding protein kinase codes for MTDPTPHPLPALLKEALGDAYTIEGEIGRGGMGVVYRARDERLQRRVAIKALPPELAFSSEIRERFTREAQTAAKLAHPHIVPIHDVGQGKGIVYFVMGLIEGESLAARIRRRGRVPAEETRRIMRETADALSAAHALSIIHRDIKPDNILLEGTRGRVMVTDFGIAKAMSSTSSATLTSAGMAIGTPSYMSPEQAAGEREIDGRSDLYSVGVVAYQMLSGELPFNAPTVAGILMKHITEVAPLLHEKYPDIPEDLSLAVARCLEKDPENRWASAEALRRALESRSVAGYRPTGLGMRAAERAAAPNRTASPNRAGNPTRPSPRPLARPPLGDRGTARPTRAPLGDAAGNRNNLPGRPTARDVGGLRDAGRVAREQGRAVRRGLKNNEPALPETGEPKLVRQARAEFAKFAAVVGGCFMINVATGLDGPWFLFVAGGMSIGLFKRYSELWQAGYSWRDVLNRPDAPDAIPASQAKALKGIRQVAAPKAEEYGPWLPKMQQVYGDRSAIISLWGSLTDTDRSMFPEMIQTIDGLHDRAGQLARTLNDMDRVGVQDVVTIEARLAEIKSRPESEERDRQQAMLDRQLKACLDLQNRRTEITDKLESSVLMMQGLRLELLRIKERGVGAMSDHLAQATQQARAITRDIDDAISAAAEVKGL; via the coding sequence ATGACCGATCCCACACCGCATCCTCTGCCGGCCCTCCTGAAGGAGGCGCTCGGCGATGCCTATACGATCGAGGGAGAGATCGGTCGCGGCGGCATGGGGGTGGTGTACCGTGCGCGGGACGAACGACTGCAACGACGGGTGGCGATCAAGGCGCTCCCGCCGGAGCTGGCGTTCTCGAGCGAGATCCGCGAGCGGTTCACGCGCGAGGCGCAGACGGCCGCCAAGCTGGCCCATCCGCACATCGTCCCCATCCACGACGTCGGCCAGGGGAAGGGCATCGTCTATTTCGTGATGGGACTGATCGAGGGCGAGTCGCTCGCGGCCCGCATCCGTCGGCGTGGACGCGTCCCTGCCGAGGAGACGCGCCGGATCATGCGTGAGACGGCCGACGCACTCTCGGCCGCACACGCGCTGTCGATCATCCATCGCGACATCAAGCCGGACAACATCCTGCTCGAAGGGACCCGCGGCCGCGTGATGGTGACGGACTTCGGCATTGCCAAGGCGATGTCGTCGACCAGCAGCGCCACGCTGACCTCCGCGGGGATGGCCATCGGCACACCGTCGTACATGAGCCCCGAGCAGGCCGCCGGCGAGCGAGAGATCGACGGCCGGAGCGACCTCTATTCGGTCGGCGTCGTCGCCTATCAGATGTTGTCGGGGGAGTTGCCGTTCAACGCCCCGACGGTGGCTGGCATCCTGATGAAGCACATCACCGAGGTCGCGCCGCTGCTGCACGAGAAGTATCCGGACATCCCGGAGGACCTCTCGTTGGCCGTGGCCCGTTGCCTCGAGAAGGACCCGGAGAACCGCTGGGCCTCGGCCGAGGCGCTGCGTCGGGCGCTGGAGAGCCGCTCGGTGGCGGGCTATCGGCCGACCGGCCTCGGCATGCGCGCGGCCGAGCGTGCCGCGGCGCCGAACCGGACCGCCTCGCCCAACCGCGCCGGGAATCCGACCCGCCCGTCGCCGCGCCCGCTGGCGCGTCCCCCGCTTGGCGACCGGGGGACGGCGCGGCCGACCCGGGCACCGCTGGGCGACGCGGCCGGCAATCGGAACAACCTCCCCGGCCGCCCGACCGCGCGCGATGTCGGCGGTCTCCGCGACGCCGGGCGGGTGGCGCGTGAGCAGGGGCGCGCGGTGCGCCGCGGACTCAAGAACAACGAGCCGGCGCTTCCCGAAACGGGCGAGCCGAAGCTGGTGCGCCAGGCGCGGGCGGAGTTCGCCAAGTTCGCCGCGGTGGTCGGTGGCTGCTTCATGATCAACGTGGCGACCGGCCTCGATGGGCCGTGGTTCCTCTTCGTCGCCGGCGGGATGTCGATCGGCCTCTTCAAGCGTTACTCCGAGCTGTGGCAGGCGGGGTATTCCTGGCGCGACGTGCTCAATCGTCCCGACGCCCCCGATGCCATTCCGGCGAGCCAGGCGAAGGCGCTCAAGGGGATCCGGCAGGTCGCGGCGCCGAAGGCCGAGGAGTATGGGCCGTGGCTGCCGAAGATGCAGCAGGTCTATGGCGACCGCAGCGCGATCATCTCGCTGTGGGGCTCGCTGACCGACACCGACCGCTCGATGTTCCCCGAGATGATCCAGACCATCGATGGGCTCCATGACCGCGCCGGGCAGTTGGCGCGCACCCTCAACGACATGGATCGGGTCGGCGTGCAGGATGTCGTGACCATCGAGGCACGGCTCGCCGAGATCAAGTCGCGACCGGAAAGCGAGGAGCGCGACCGGCAGCAGGCGATGCTCGACCGCCAGTTGAAGGCATGCCTCGACCTGCAGAACCGGCGCACCGAGATCACCGACAAGCTGGAGAGCAGCGTGCTGATGATGCAGGGGCTTCGGCTCGAGTTGCTGCGCATCAAGGAGCGCGGCGTCGGCGCGATGAGCGACCACCTGGCGCAGGCGACCCAGCAGGCGCGCGCGATCACGCGGGATATCGACGATGCGATCAGCGCGGCGGCGGAGGTGAAGGGGTTGTAG